The DNA window TACAAGACCCTCATCGTCCGCCCGGACAAAAATTGCCTGCAACAGCTGTCTGCGGACGGCTGACGCATTTCTGACACCTAAACCATTATGATTCGGCAGTTTCCAAGGCGGCGGGGTCGTCTCCATACATGACGCCCTGCGCGGTGATTTCATCGTCTTGTAAAATAAAAAATAGTATTTTTTCGCGTCACGCCTGAACAGTGTTTTTGTGCCGGACAATTTAATGAAAGCGAGCAAGCCCGCATGAATACTGGATTTATGCGGGCTTGCTCTTTGTTCTTTTGCGTCTGCTCACGCGCCAAAAATCGGCGCGTGGCGCCAAAATGGTGCCTGAGCTTCATAAAGCAATATAAGAAGTGGTAAGGAATTGTAAGCACTTGCGTGATTTACAACTCTGTTTCATGCCCTTTTGCTTTTGGCGGTTTAGGCTTCTCCGCTTCCTTTTCCGTCTGCCCGCCCGCCGCGTGGACGGCGGCGTGGTAGAGGTCAAGCACTTCCTTTTTGCGCTCCAAGCGCACGTCCACATACCGCGCCGTGACCGCTTCAAAGTTCATGGACAGGCCGAGCGACGCGCCGATCCC is part of the Oscillospiraceae bacterium genome and encodes:
- a CDS encoding integrase, translated to GIGASLGLSMNFEAVTARYVDVRLERKKEVLDLYHAAVHAAGGQTEKEAEKPKPPKAKGHETEL